The window TCCTCGTCGATCATCGACACGGGCTCGCCGGCCGACTTCCTGGACCAGCTCGCGACCGTCGAGTGGCTGTCGGCGCAGCAGCGCCAGACGATCACCGAGGCCAAGGCGTACCAGGCGCAGTTCGACGGGACGAAGAAGAAGGTCGACCTCCAGGTCCAGACGGCGACGCGGATCGAGAAGCAGCTCGACACGCAGCGCAAGTCGATCCAGAAGGACCAGGACAAGTGGGAGCAGATCCGTCGCTCGGCCTACGCCAAGCAGTACGGCAGCTCGTACCAGACCGCGACGTACAACGGGCAGGCCAGCGGTAACGCGGCCGTCGTGGTGCAGTTCGCGCTGGCGCAGCAGGGTGAGCCGTACGTGTTCGGCGGCGCCGGCCCGAACCAGTGGGACTGCTCGGGCCTGACGATGATGGCCTGGAAGCAGGTCGGCGTGAACCTGCCGCACTCGGCCCACCAGCAGTACAACATGATCAAGCACGTCTCCAGGGAGAACCTGCAGCCGGGCGACATCGTGTTCTTCTACTCCGACCTGCACCACTCGGCGATCTACATCGGCAACGGCCAGGTCGTGCACGCGCCGACCGAGGGCCAGCCGGTCCAGGTCGAGCAGGTCGCGAACATGCCGTACGCCGGGGCCGGCCGCCCCTAGAAGCGAGAGGTCGGTGGGCCATGAATACTGGTGTTCATGGCCCACACCGACCTTCGTGAGTTCCTGAAGCGGCTGGAGAAGGCCGGTGAACTCAAGCGGGTGACCGCGCCGGTCGATCCGACGCTGGAGATCAGCGAGATCACCCAGCGGGTGGTGCGCGACGGCGGTCCGGCCCTGCTGTTCGAGAACCCGACGCGCGGCGAGAT is drawn from Cryptosporangium phraense and contains these coding sequences:
- a CDS encoding NlpC/P60 family protein; the encoded protein is MRPLRTHARRPIVLVSVVAAVLSVALLPAGGASAAPSLTEAEKQLDALGVKMDKVNEQMNSAKVQLKRVKTQQAGLNRQLSASQAKLDASQDAVGKIAAAAYRDGRMRLSSSIIDTGSPADFLDQLATVEWLSAQQRQTITEAKAYQAQFDGTKKKVDLQVQTATRIEKQLDTQRKSIQKDQDKWEQIRRSAYAKQYGSSYQTATYNGQASGNAAVVVQFALAQQGEPYVFGGAGPNQWDCSGLTMMAWKQVGVNLPHSAHQQYNMIKHVSRENLQPGDIVFFYSDLHHSAIYIGNGQVVHAPTEGQPVQVEQVANMPYAGAGRP